The following are from one region of the Coleofasciculaceae cyanobacterium genome:
- a CDS encoding GAF domain-containing protein, whose amino-acid sequence MTQSSDLKLNSYQNLEELFHITVETTRKTLKCDRVIIYDASELPKAEVIAESVDSVHASILGRTIIDPFLEDDYLEMYCYGQAVAVDDIYTVDVGQNQLEDLKELKIKGLAIAPISVGNKLLAFLVAHQCSKLQPWHPKAVSFLTEKANITGFALSNIVKTQKSKLNSTNQVTESHRLLRRPKGRREASALAYRSAYKTTETARTVGQQKGNSLTMDRMKNGNENGNEIGIIKPIDPIEQKTKVQENINSSFAEVNEKIANELGQENILNTTVKEVRHLLNCDRVVVYSLDENNYGIVIAESVGAQWSKAQGKMFDDPCLAVRYIDEYRHGRVRVLDDIHQAKVTPCYLEQLEELEVKANLVAPIVSEDKLFGLLIAHQCSEARSWQEQEIDCVTEIATQVGILLEYTKVLAQTESKQQELLASNESQWNEHFTDAIQYIRISLNQEDILKASVKEVRRVLNCDRVVVYSLNQNFRYGTVIAESVAPGWTRALNKEIDDPCFEPTYRDKYLNGRVGAWSNIYEAGVTRCYIEQLEELEVKANLVAPIISEGKLFGLLIAHQCSDFRQWQQPEIRWVAQIATQVGFALDNAKLLADAKQLQNELENEAKLTKYFTDATRYIRESLQREDILEVSVEEVRRVLNCDRVVVYSLNQNLRYGTVIAESVAPGWTRALNKEIDDPCFEPTYRDKYRNGRVRAWSNIYEAGMTSCYIEQLEKLQVKANLVTPIVSEGKLFGLLVAHQCSDFRQWQHPEIRWVTQISTQVGFALDNAELLADAKRLSQQVEDESKWTTYFTDAIQHIRTSLKTEDILQNSVREVRRVIDCDRVVVYSLNQNLRYGTVIAESVAPGWTRALGKKIDDPCFEPTYRDKYRNGRVRAWNNIYEAGMTRCYIEQLEKLEVKANLVTPIINEGKLFGLLVAHQCSATRDWQQPEIRWVAQIAAQVGFALDNAKLLEQLNQSNKTSNQVSYQQYQQTETLKHQVVEILADNGDAYQTLSQEAMRQSETTINVLHQIQKVADSFNGIALNAQQLKFQEQQNNLALKDTQESLDFAVNSIANIQRTVQNVAVGFDNLSHSSQKLAETINVIKDLSKQIVQQSMSITRVVNRSQIEANSQNSVMDLSDTIFSLMQQLFEASAQVEPLFANIQIEAREKAMAIDSGTQQLISGVEEFQIVRQKLERVVALNNKMNSLIENISQSVENQTQSSIFAKDSVQEVASIAERISVQSMSITQSFNQLVILIQKL is encoded by the coding sequence ATGACTCAATCTAGCGATTTAAAACTAAACAGTTATCAGAATCTTGAAGAACTTTTTCACATTACTGTTGAAACAACTAGAAAAACTTTAAAGTGCGATCGCGTCATTATCTATGATGCTAGTGAACTACCAAAAGCAGAGGTGATCGCTGAATCTGTTGACTCTGTACATGCTTCTATTTTAGGACGAACGATTATCGATCCTTTTTTAGAAGATGATTATTTAGAAATGTACTGCTATGGTCAGGCTGTAGCTGTAGATGATATTTACACCGTAGATGTCGGTCAAAATCAATTAGAAGATCTAAAAGAGCTAAAGATTAAAGGTCTGGCGATCGCACCAATTTCCGTCGGTAATAAACTATTAGCTTTTCTGGTAGCTCATCAATGCTCTAAACTTCAACCTTGGCATCCTAAAGCAGTTAGTTTTCTGACAGAGAAAGCCAACATCACAGGTTTTGCGCTTTCCAATATTGTTAAAACCCAAAAGTCAAAACTCAACTCAACAAATCAGGTAACAGAAAGTCACAGATTACTCCGCCGTCCTAAAGGACGACGCGAAGCTAGTGCTTTAGCATACCGCTCCGCATATAAAACGACGGAGACGGCACGGACCGTTGGTCAACAAAAAGGGAATTCTCTAACCATGGATCGAATGAAAAACGGTAATGAGAACGGCAATGAGATTGGAATTATCAAGCCTATAGATCCTATAGAACAAAAAACCAAGGTTCAAGAGAATATAAATAGTTCGTTTGCCGAGGTTAATGAGAAGATAGCCAATGAATTAGGGCAGGAAAATATTCTTAATACCACAGTTAAAGAAGTAAGGCATTTACTCAATTGCGATCGCGTGGTGGTTTATAGTCTAGACGAAAATAATTACGGGATAGTAATAGCTGAATCGGTTGGTGCGCAATGGTCTAAAGCTCAGGGAAAAATGTTTGACGATCCTTGTTTGGCAGTTAGATATATCGACGAATATCGTCATGGTAGAGTTCGGGTTTTGGATGATATTCATCAGGCAAAAGTGACTCCCTGTTACCTCGAACAGTTGGAAGAATTAGAAGTCAAAGCTAACTTAGTTGCACCAATTGTTAGTGAAGACAAATTATTTGGTTTACTAATTGCCCACCAGTGTTCTGAAGCTCGCAGTTGGCAAGAACAAGAAATTGACTGTGTAACTGAAATTGCGACACAAGTAGGTATTTTGCTGGAATACACCAAAGTATTGGCACAAACAGAGTCAAAACAGCAAGAACTATTGGCTAGCAACGAAAGCCAGTGGAACGAGCATTTTACCGATGCGATTCAGTATATTCGTATTTCACTCAACCAAGAAGATATCTTAAAAGCCAGTGTTAAAGAAGTACGGCGGGTTTTAAATTGCGATCGCGTTGTAGTTTACAGTCTCAACCAGAATTTTCGCTATGGCACGGTAATCGCCGAATCTGTTGCCCCTGGCTGGACAAGAGCTTTAAATAAGGAAATAGACGATCCTTGTTTTGAACCTACTTATCGCGATAAATATCTCAACGGTAGAGTTGGCGCCTGGAGCAATATTTATGAAGCAGGAGTGACTAGATGCTATATCGAGCAGCTAGAAGAGCTGGAGGTTAAAGCCAATTTGGTTGCGCCAATCATCAGTGAAGGCAAATTATTTGGTTTACTAATTGCACATCAGTGTTCTGACTTTCGACAATGGCAGCAGCCAGAAATTCGTTGGGTAGCCCAAATTGCCACTCAGGTAGGCTTTGCTTTAGATAATGCCAAGCTACTAGCTGATGCCAAACAACTCCAAAATGAACTGGAAAACGAAGCCAAACTAACCAAGTATTTTACTGACGCTACTCGCTATATTCGAGAATCTTTACAGCGAGAAGACATTCTCGAAGTTAGTGTTGAAGAAGTACGGCGGGTTTTAAATTGCGATCGCGTTGTAGTTTACAGTCTTAACCAGAATCTTCGCTATGGCACGGTAATTGCTGAATCTGTTGCCCCTGGCTGGACAAGAGCTTTGAATAAGGAAATAGACGATCCTTGTTTTGAACCTACTTATCGAGACAAATATCGCAACGGTAGAGTTCGCGCGTGGAGCAATATTTATGAAGCAGGAATGACTAGCTGTTATATCGAGCAGCTAGAAAAGCTACAGGTTAAAGCCAATTTGGTTACGCCAATAGTTAGTGAAGGTAAATTGTTTGGTTTATTAGTAGCACACCAGTGTTCTGACTTTCGACAATGGCAGCATCCAGAAATTCGCTGGGTAACTCAAATTTCGACTCAGGTGGGTTTTGCCCTTGATAATGCTGAACTGTTAGCCGATGCCAAACGACTTAGCCAGCAGGTAGAAGACGAAAGTAAGTGGACGACATATTTTACCGATGCCATCCAACATATTCGTACCTCTCTCAAAACAGAAGATATTCTGCAAAATAGCGTTCGGGAAGTACGTAGAGTAATAGACTGCGATCGCGTGGTTGTGTATAGCCTCAACCAGAATCTTCGCTATGGCACGGTAATTGCTGAATCTGTTGCCCCTGGATGGACAAGAGCTTTGGGTAAAAAAATAGACGATCCCTGCTTTGAACCTACTTATCGCGACAAATATCGCAACGGTAGAGTTCGCGCTTGGAACAATATCTATGAAGCAGGAATGACTAGATGCTATATCGAGCAGCTAGAAAAGCTAGAGGTTAAAGCCAATTTGGTTACGCCAATTATTAATGAAGGTAAACTGTTTGGTTTACTAGTTGCTCATCAGTGTTCAGCTACACGTGATTGGCAACAGCCAGAAATTCGTTGGGTAGCCCAAATTGCTGCTCAGGTAGGTTTTGCTCTAGATAACGCTAAACTGCTAGAGCAATTAAACCAGTCTAATAAGACGAGTAATCAGGTATCCTATCAGCAATATCAGCAAACAGAAACCCTCAAACATCAGGTAGTTGAAATATTGGCCGATAACGGAGATGCTTATCAAACTCTTTCTCAGGAAGCGATGCGTCAGTCTGAGACTACAATTAATGTTTTACATCAAATTCAAAAGGTAGCTGATTCATTTAATGGCATAGCTTTAAATGCGCAACAGCTTAAGTTTCAAGAGCAGCAAAACAATTTAGCACTAAAAGATACTCAGGAAAGTTTAGATTTTGCTGTCAATAGCATTGCCAATATTCAACGCACCGTTCAAAATGTTGCGGTTGGATTTGATAATCTGAGTCATTCTTCCCAAAAGCTGGCTGAAACAATTAACGTCATCAAAGATTTGAGTAAGCAAATTGTTCAACAATCTATGAGCATAACTAGAGTAGTAAATCGTAGTCAGATTGAAGCAAACAGTCAAAACTCGGTTATGGATTTATCTGATACCATTTTTTCTTTGATGCAGCAGTTGTTTGAAGCTTCTGCTCAAGTCGAACCTTTATTTGCCAATATACAGATAGAAGCTAGAGAAAAGGCAATGGCTATAGACTCAGGAACACAACAGCTAATTAGTGGCGTGGAAGAATTTCAAATAGTCCGTCAAAAGCTAGAGCGAGTTGTTGCTTTGAATAATAAGATGAATAGCCTGATTGAAAATATTTCTCAGTCGGTAGAAAATCAGACGCAAAGTTCAATATTTGCTAAAGATTCTGTACAGGAAGTGGCAAGCATTGCCGAGCGAATTTCGGTACAGTCGATGAGTAT
- a CDS encoding MnmC family methyltransferase produces the protein MAIAKRADSQLKVTTKIDAMNASQFTPQLTEDGSYTFFSLEFQETFHSSFGAKQEAEVRYIEPCLIKQLAVQQSTVRILDVCYGLGYNSAAALSAIWSVNPQCRVELIALEIAADVPRQAVKHNLLAQWEWSIAEMLAELSNKSIVTRKFFKARLILGDARQTIQKVVKEGWRANAIFLDPFSPPKCPQLWTVEFIDLLAQCLTPTGRLATYSCSAAVRTALFNAGLNLGSIRGAGRKSPGTLAAFEYKNLPMLSIKEQEHLQTHAAIPYRDRSLQAKPEQIIYNRQQEQQKSQMESTSQWRKRWLRSNI, from the coding sequence TTGGCGATCGCCAAAAGAGCAGATAGTCAGCTAAAAGTAACTACTAAAATAGATGCCATGAACGCTAGTCAATTTACTCCTCAGCTTACCGAAGACGGCTCGTATACTTTTTTCTCGTTAGAATTTCAGGAAACATTTCATTCATCCTTCGGTGCTAAACAGGAAGCGGAGGTAAGATACATTGAGCCATGCCTGATTAAGCAGCTAGCGGTTCAACAATCTACTGTTCGTATTTTAGATGTCTGTTATGGCTTAGGTTACAATAGTGCCGCTGCTTTGTCAGCGATTTGGTCAGTTAATCCTCAATGTCGAGTAGAGTTAATTGCTTTAGAAATAGCTGCGGATGTTCCTCGCCAAGCAGTGAAGCATAATCTTTTAGCGCAATGGGAATGGTCTATTGCCGAGATGTTAGCCGAATTATCAAATAAATCTATAGTTACCAGAAAGTTCTTTAAAGCCAGATTAATATTAGGTGATGCAAGGCAAACCATTCAAAAAGTAGTTAAAGAAGGCTGGCGAGCTAATGCGATCTTTCTCGATCCTTTTTCACCACCCAAATGCCCGCAATTGTGGACTGTAGAATTTATTGATTTATTAGCTCAATGTCTTACACCCACAGGAAGACTCGCGACTTACTCTTGTTCGGCAGCAGTTCGTACCGCATTGTTTAACGCAGGGTTAAATCTCGGCTCTATTAGGGGTGCTGGTCGTAAGTCTCCAGGTACGCTTGCTGCTTTTGAGTATAAAAATTTACCTATGTTATCTATTAAAGAGCAGGAACACTTGCAAACCCATGCGGCAATTCCTTATCGCGATCGCAGTTTGCAAGCTAAACCAGAACAAATTATTTATAATCGGCAACAAGAACAGCAAAAGAGTCAGATGGAGTCTACTTCTCAGTGGCGAAAACGCTGGTTGAGGTCAAATATTTAG
- a CDS encoding HD domain-containing phosphohydrolase: MKEVGEFSLATKIGSSVSNNSNLTTAKILIVDENPLSRMTAFDLLTLDGYEVMEAEAITSIFDNITQQQPDLILLDAMMRQIDSYTLCRQLKENYRTANIPVVLTTLADSREARIKAMEAGGSDVLVKPLNRIELSTRVKSLISQKRINDGLNQMEQVLFTIAKAVDNRSVTKGGSVRVASLVKSFGNYLGLSAKEIDDLAFAAHLHDIGTIAIPDAVMLKTETLTVEERELIGQHVLLSEEICQPLRNRSGVLPIVRHHHERWDGTGYPDGLSGTEIPYLAQIFQVIDIYDALTSDRPHKKAYNPTEALQIMIEEAQKGWRNPELIEQFTIFIHSQEQ, translated from the coding sequence ATGAAAGAAGTTGGCGAATTTTCTTTGGCTACTAAGATAGGTTCTTCAGTGAGCAATAACTCTAATTTGACGACTGCTAAAATTTTGATTGTTGATGAAAATCCTTTAAGTCGGATGACAGCGTTCGATCTTCTGACATTAGACGGTTACGAAGTAATGGAAGCAGAGGCGATAACTTCGATTTTTGACAACATCACACAACAACAGCCAGATCTGATTTTGCTTGACGCGATGATGCGACAGATAGACAGCTACACCCTATGTCGCCAATTAAAGGAAAATTACCGTACTGCAAATATTCCCGTAGTTTTAACCACTCTTGCCGATAGCAGAGAAGCTCGAATTAAAGCGATGGAAGCTGGGGGTAGTGATGTATTAGTCAAGCCGCTTAACCGTATTGAACTATCTACGAGGGTCAAGTCTTTAATCAGCCAAAAACGCATTAATGATGGACTAAACCAAATGGAACAGGTATTGTTTACTATTGCCAAAGCGGTAGACAATCGCTCGGTCACTAAAGGTGGTAGTGTTCGTGTTGCTTCTTTGGTTAAATCTTTCGGAAATTATCTGGGATTAAGTGCTAAAGAGATCGACGATCTGGCTTTTGCTGCACATCTACACGACATTGGGACAATCGCTATCCCTGATGCAGTCATGCTCAAAACCGAAACATTGACTGTTGAAGAAAGAGAGTTAATTGGACAGCACGTTTTGTTAAGTGAGGAAATTTGTCAGCCACTACGCAACCGTAGCGGGGTTTTACCGATTGTTCGCCATCATCATGAACGGTGGGATGGTACAGGCTATCCCGATGGTTTATCTGGTACAGAAATTCCTTACTTGGCTCAAATATTTCAGGTGATTGATATTTATGATGCTTTGACCAGCGATCGCCCTCATAAAAAAGCTTATAATCCCACTGAGGCATTACAAATTATGATTGAGGAAGCCCAAAAAGGCTGGCGCAATCCTGAGCTGATTGAGCAGTTTACCATCTTTATTCATTCTCAAGAACAGTAA
- the accA gene encoding acetyl-CoA carboxylase carboxyl transferase subunit alpha has protein sequence MAKTKRKTFLLDFEKPLCELESRIEQIKNLAEENQVDVSSEITQLEVRAGQLRQEIFSTLTPAQRLQLARHPRRPSTLDYIQAISDEWLELHGDRGGYDDPALVGGVARINGRPVVVVGHQKGRDTKDNVARNFGMAFPSGYRKALRLMQHANKFGMPILSFIDTPGAWSGVEAEKLGQGEAIAYNLRQMFGFDVPIICTVIGEGGSGGALGIGVADRLLMLEHSVYTVASPEACAAILWKDAKKSDRAAAALKITSWDLKDLGLIDQIIPEPNSGAHANPVEAAAKLKEVIWQNLEQLWQMTPQQRQDLRYDKFRNMGRFETVAN, from the coding sequence ATGGCTAAAACTAAGCGTAAGACCTTTTTACTAGATTTTGAAAAGCCTCTTTGCGAGCTGGAGTCTAGAATTGAGCAAATCAAAAACCTAGCAGAAGAAAATCAAGTTGATGTCTCTAGCGAAATAACGCAGCTAGAAGTTAGGGCGGGACAGTTGAGGCAAGAAATATTCAGTACTCTTACTCCAGCTCAAAGACTACAGCTAGCTCGTCATCCTCGCCGTCCTAGTACCCTAGATTATATTCAAGCAATTAGCGATGAATGGCTAGAGCTGCATGGCGATCGCGGAGGCTATGATGACCCGGCACTGGTTGGAGGTGTTGCGCGCATTAATGGTCGTCCCGTGGTGGTGGTAGGACATCAAAAAGGCAGAGATACTAAGGATAATGTAGCACGCAATTTTGGGATGGCTTTCCCGAGCGGCTATCGCAAAGCTTTAAGATTAATGCAGCACGCCAATAAGTTTGGTATGCCTATTTTGAGCTTTATCGATACTCCTGGCGCTTGGTCTGGGGTTGAGGCAGAAAAGCTTGGTCAAGGAGAGGCGATCGCCTATAATTTGCGACAGATGTTTGGTTTTGATGTGCCGATTATCTGCACGGTAATCGGTGAAGGTGGTTCAGGCGGAGCATTAGGCATTGGTGTCGCCGATCGTCTATTGATGTTGGAACATTCTGTCTATACGGTGGCTAGTCCTGAAGCCTGTGCAGCAATTCTTTGGAAGGATGCCAAAAAATCTGACCGTGCAGCCGCAGCTTTAAAGATTACTTCCTGGGATTTAAAAGACCTAGGTTTGATCGATCAGATTATTCCTGAACCCAACAGTGGCGCACACGCCAATCCTGTCGAAGCAGCAGCCAAACTAAAAGAAGTTATTTGGCAAAATTTAGAGCAATTATGGCAGATGACACCTCAACAAAGACAAGACCTACGTTATGATAAGTTTCGCAATATGGGTCGTTTCGAGACTGTTGCTAATTAG
- a CDS encoding SDR family oxidoreductase: MNPPSNQLRAIVTGASSGIGKATALAFAKSGIEVALVSRSQDKLKAVAEEIQLKTQVKAGIYPIDLAVVNQVTQQITAICSSFGPIDILVNNAGMGYTNSLGKTTLADWQKILELNLTSVFQCIQGVLPQMRDRSSGTIINVASIAAFNAFPQWGAYSVSKAGLVALGKVLSVEERGNGIRTVTISPGSVNTPIWDTNTVQADFDRSAMLTPEIVAQSILHTALLPHQAVVEEMIVMPSGGAS, translated from the coding sequence ATGAATCCACCCTCAAATCAACTACGAGCAATAGTGACAGGTGCAAGTAGTGGTATTGGAAAAGCAACTGCTCTAGCTTTTGCTAAATCGGGAATTGAGGTTGCTTTAGTCAGCCGTTCTCAAGATAAGCTCAAAGCGGTAGCTGAAGAGATACAGCTAAAAACCCAAGTCAAAGCAGGAATTTATCCGATAGACTTAGCGGTGGTCAACCAAGTTACTCAGCAAATTACTGCAATATGTAGTTCATTTGGTCCTATTGATATTTTAGTCAATAATGCGGGAATGGGTTACACCAATTCTTTAGGTAAAACAACTTTAGCAGATTGGCAAAAAATACTTGAGCTTAATCTAACTAGCGTTTTTCAGTGTATCCAAGGAGTTTTACCTCAGATGCGCGATCGCTCTTCAGGAACTATTATTAACGTTGCTTCTATTGCAGCATTTAATGCTTTTCCTCAATGGGGTGCTTATAGCGTTAGTAAAGCAGGTTTGGTTGCGTTGGGCAAAGTTTTGTCAGTTGAAGAGAGAGGAAATGGAATTCGTACCGTGACTATTTCTCCTGGTTCGGTAAATACCCCAATTTGGGACACAAATACCGTACAAGCAGATTTTGACCGCTCAGCAATGTTGACCCCCGAAATTGTTGCCCAATCGATACTCCATACAGCTTTGCTCCCCCATCAGGCGGTAGTAGAAGAGATGATCGTTATGCCTAGTGGAGGGGCATCATAG
- the folE gene encoding GTP cyclohydrolase I FolE: MTIVSSSGSNRSESLDNGSNPLKSSLFDQVASRPDRNTHNGQAAQIKATSEAAQQKMMEAVYTMLESVGEDPEREGLLKTPKRVAEAMQYLTSGYNQSLEDLVNGAIFDEGHNEMVLVRDINFFSLCEHHMLPFMGRAHVAYIPNQKVVGLSKLARIVEMYARRLQVQERLTRQIAEAVQQVLEPQGVAVVMEASHMCMSMRGVQKPGSWTVTSAMIGVFQDEQKTREEFLNLIRHQPSFV; this comes from the coding sequence ATGACAATAGTTTCTTCTAGCGGTTCTAATCGTTCTGAATCTTTAGATAATGGTTCTAATCCCCTAAAATCTAGTTTGTTCGACCAAGTTGCCAGTAGACCAGATCGTAATACCCATAATGGACAAGCTGCTCAAATCAAAGCAACTTCTGAAGCTGCTCAACAAAAAATGATGGAAGCAGTCTACACCATGCTTGAGTCGGTAGGCGAAGATCCAGAGCGAGAAGGATTACTGAAGACTCCTAAAAGAGTTGCCGAGGCGATGCAGTATCTTACTAGTGGCTACAATCAGTCTTTGGAAGATCTGGTTAACGGAGCAATCTTTGACGAAGGACATAACGAAATGGTGTTGGTAAGAGACATTAATTTCTTTAGTTTGTGTGAACATCATATGTTGCCTTTTATGGGTAGAGCGCACGTAGCCTATATTCCCAATCAAAAAGTTGTCGGCTTGAGCAAACTAGCTCGTATTGTCGAGATGTATGCTCGTCGTTTGCAGGTTCAAGAGCGACTCACCCGACAAATTGCTGAAGCAGTGCAGCAGGTATTAGAGCCTCAAGGAGTTGCGGTGGTTATGGAAGCATCTCATATGTGTATGTCGATGCGCGGAGTACAGAAACCTGGTTCTTGGACAGTCACTAGCGCGATGATTGGCGTGTTTCAAGATGAGCAGAAGACTCGCGAAGAATTTCTTAACTTGATTCGCCATCAACCCAGTTTTGTATAG
- a CDS encoding LysR family transcriptional regulator — protein sequence MDKFASMQAFTQVVQSGGFAVAARKIGVSRSTVNKLVINLENELNVQLLQRSTRQVNPTPTGLAFYERCVNILAELEAAEVAVSELQTKPKGTLKINAPMSFGTLYLGKAIAEFMVQYPELQMQLTLDDRLIDPIAEGYDLTIRISQPETSPSLVCQAIAPVSRVLCAAPHYLEKYSVPNHPTELSQHSCLHYGQIVTGNQWQLFNQDREYRVTVTGVLCSNNGEVLKDAAVQGLGIALLPTFIIKQELEQQTLAIVLPDYQPPAISLCLVYPLNRHLNTKIRLFIEFFRQKFRQ from the coding sequence ATGGATAAATTTGCTAGTATGCAAGCCTTTACTCAAGTAGTGCAGTCAGGAGGATTTGCGGTGGCGGCGAGAAAAATAGGCGTATCGCGATCGACAGTTAATAAACTAGTGATCAATTTAGAAAATGAATTGAACGTACAGCTATTACAGCGTAGTACTCGTCAGGTTAATCCCACGCCTACAGGACTAGCTTTTTATGAACGATGCGTCAATATTTTGGCAGAACTCGAAGCAGCAGAAGTTGCCGTATCCGAGCTACAAACCAAACCAAAAGGAACGCTGAAAATAAACGCACCTATGTCTTTTGGTACTTTATATTTAGGCAAGGCGATCGCTGAATTTATGGTTCAATACCCAGAATTACAGATGCAGCTAACCTTAGACGATCGCTTGATCGATCCCATCGCTGAAGGCTACGATTTAACTATTAGAATCTCTCAGCCAGAAACATCCCCTAGCTTAGTTTGTCAGGCGATCGCACCTGTTTCCCGAGTTCTTTGCGCCGCTCCTCATTATCTGGAAAAATACAGTGTTCCCAACCATCCTACTGAACTAAGTCAACATTCGTGTCTGCATTACGGACAGATAGTTACAGGAAACCAATGGCAACTGTTTAATCAAGATCGAGAGTATCGGGTAACAGTAACAGGAGTGCTTTGTTCAAATAACGGCGAAGTATTAAAAGATGCAGCGGTACAAGGTTTGGGTATTGCTTTATTACCTACCTTTATTATCAAACAAGAGTTAGAGCAACAAACACTGGCGATCGTTTTACCCGACTATCAGCCACCAGCAATTTCTCTGTGTCTTGTCTATCCTTTGAATCGTCACTTGAATACAAAGATCAGGTTGTTTATCGAGTTTTTTAGGCAGAAATTTAGACAATAA
- a CDS encoding pirin family protein: MITVRHKDERGIANFGWLDSRHTFSFGNYFDPQQMGFASLRVINEDKIIPAKGFGTHGHRDMEIISYVLSGELEHRDSMGNGSVIRPGDIQRMSAGTGVRHSEFNASDTNPVHLLQIWIMPEQNELQPSYEEKNFDQEQRQGKLRLVGSRDGRDNSVTIHQDVNLYLASLNQSDRITHQINANRAVWLQVTKGEVKLNDRLLQAGDGAAIINEAEIAIAGNSSDSEILLFDLAK; this comes from the coding sequence ATGATTACTGTTCGTCATAAAGATGAAAGAGGCATCGCTAACTTCGGGTGGCTAGACAGCAGACATACCTTTTCTTTTGGCAACTATTTCGATCCACAACAGATGGGTTTTGCCAGTCTCAGGGTGATTAACGAAGATAAAATAATCCCTGCTAAAGGTTTTGGCACTCATGGACATCGAGACATGGAGATTATTTCCTATGTTCTTTCAGGGGAATTAGAACATCGCGACAGTATGGGTAATGGCTCAGTAATTCGTCCAGGGGATATACAACGGATGTCCGCAGGTACAGGGGTAAGACATAGCGAGTTTAATGCTTCTGATACTAATCCCGTTCATTTGTTACAGATTTGGATTATGCCAGAGCAAAATGAACTGCAACCAAGTTATGAAGAAAAGAACTTTGACCAAGAGCAAAGACAGGGCAAGTTAAGATTAGTCGGCTCGCGGGATGGGCGAGACAACTCAGTAACAATTCATCAAGACGTGAATCTTTATCTTGCTTCACTAAACCAAAGCGATCGCATAACCCATCAAATCAACGCTAATCGTGCTGTATGGCTACAGGTTACCAAAGGTGAGGTCAAACTCAACGATCGCTTACTACAGGCTGGCGATGGTGCTGCAATAATCAATGAAGCCGAAATAGCGATCGCTGGAAATAGCTCAGATAGTGAAATCTTGCTGTTCGATCTGGCAAAGTAG
- a CDS encoding tetratricopeptide repeat protein, which yields MSKRNWLISLIACAGISSLSLPVRGQAVLPYVPKLDSEKLELQGLQLLQDAVQLIRFQQYDLALPRAELATQLAPGNYDVWFILGSLYIQQEKIDQGIKVLEKAESLAPEQQGILFSLGNAYFQKGDYEAAREKLEAGLEIENNSPEALFDLGNTYLKLAQFDDAIDSYEAAFAQEATFWPALNNVGLVEYEQGDRQAAIAKWESVIEVDGKQAEPQLALAVALFREGEVDKAIELGKAALEIDSRYADIQFLQDNLWGEQLIEDTRKFLNNPQIQEIVSNYKQSTPQESDITPPQGL from the coding sequence GTGTCTAAACGTAACTGGTTAATTTCTTTAATAGCTTGTGCTGGCATTTCTAGTTTATCTCTGCCAGTCAGGGGACAAGCTGTGCTGCCTTACGTACCTAAGCTAGATTCAGAAAAATTAGAATTGCAAGGATTGCAGTTGCTTCAAGATGCAGTGCAGTTGATTCGTTTCCAGCAGTATGATTTGGCATTACCCAGAGCAGAACTGGCAACTCAACTAGCTCCAGGTAATTACGATGTTTGGTTCATCTTAGGAAGTCTATACATTCAGCAAGAAAAAATAGACCAAGGAATAAAAGTCTTAGAAAAAGCAGAAAGCCTGGCTCCAGAACAACAAGGTATTTTGTTTTCTTTGGGCAACGCCTATTTTCAGAAAGGCGACTATGAAGCAGCGCGAGAAAAGTTAGAAGCTGGACTAGAAATAGAAAATAATTCTCCTGAAGCACTATTTGATTTAGGCAATACTTACCTCAAGCTAGCTCAGTTTGATGATGCGATTGACTCTTATGAAGCAGCTTTTGCTCAAGAAGCAACTTTTTGGCCGGCACTAAACAACGTGGGGTTAGTAGAATATGAGCAGGGCGATCGCCAGGCAGCGATCGCCAAGTGGGAGTCGGTAATTGAGGTAGATGGTAAACAGGCAGAGCCTCAGTTAGCTTTGGCGGTAGCCCTATTTAGGGAAGGTGAAGTTGATAAAGCGATTGAATTAGGTAAAGCTGCTCTAGAAATTGATAGTCGTTATGCTGATATTCAATTTCTGCAAGATAATCTTTGGGGAGAACAGCTAATTGAAGATACCCGTAAGTTTTTAAACAATCCTCAAATACAGGAAATTGTTTCTAATTATAAACAATCTACTCCACAAGAGTCAGATATTACTCCGCCACAGGGCTTATAA